From Bosea sp. NBC_00550, the proteins below share one genomic window:
- a CDS encoding chloride channel protein, translating into MITVKASEAAAGAGDAPQGWRALIRSSEIGIVVLASVVGVFAGLIVLAMSFTTQLLHELIFGLAAGQRLSITTTIPPWRAIVGPVLGGFAMGLASWLFFRRRKQPIDPIEANALHGGRMSLRDSAFVALQTMGSSGAGASVGLEAGYTQAASGLASHIGRRFRLRRADMRLMVGCAAGGAIGAAFDAPLTGAFYAFELILGSYSIAAFVPVMAATFMATVTHSLLAPSLLAVEVPPIGSILVSDLPLVVLLGAACGLVGIVVMRAAAFVEAGFRRSRIPTWLRPAFGGLVVGALAIWNPSVFSAGHGAINLYLGIDASLLLLALVLVAKALASSVSIGSGFRGGLFFASLLLGVLTGRLFIGVLTLGFPNLAGHETLFALVGMSSLAVSIVGGPMTMTLLALEMTGDLKLTLAVVGAAGAASLVTRRLFGFSFATWRFHLRGESIRGAHDVGWMRELTAGSMMRIEVPKIAADATIAEARLKYPPGSTNYLVAVGPGDAYAGMVPPGALYEPDPGLDEEAAAEPAPRTVRHLLRNPDRMLLADMSVRDTLKLFDEAESEALPVVADREKRRLVGILSEAHAIKRYSDEISRRNRELTGE; encoded by the coding sequence GTGATCACCGTGAAAGCCTCCGAAGCCGCAGCCGGGGCGGGCGATGCGCCGCAGGGCTGGCGCGCGCTCATCCGATCGAGCGAGATCGGCATCGTCGTGCTGGCCTCCGTCGTCGGCGTCTTCGCCGGGCTGATCGTGCTGGCGATGTCCTTCACGACGCAACTCCTGCATGAGCTGATCTTCGGGCTGGCCGCAGGGCAGCGCCTTTCGATCACCACGACGATACCGCCCTGGCGCGCAATCGTCGGCCCCGTGCTCGGCGGCTTCGCCATGGGCCTGGCGTCCTGGCTGTTCTTCCGCCGTCGCAAGCAGCCGATCGACCCGATCGAGGCCAATGCGCTGCATGGCGGGCGGATGTCGCTGCGCGACAGCGCCTTCGTCGCGCTCCAGACCATGGGCTCCAGCGGCGCCGGCGCCTCGGTCGGGCTCGAAGCCGGCTATACCCAGGCGGCGAGCGGGCTGGCCTCCCATATCGGCCGCCGCTTCCGCCTGCGCCGGGCGGATATGCGCCTGATGGTCGGCTGTGCCGCGGGCGGCGCCATCGGCGCGGCCTTCGATGCGCCGCTGACCGGCGCCTTCTACGCCTTCGAACTGATCCTCGGCAGCTATTCGATCGCGGCCTTCGTGCCGGTAATGGCCGCGACCTTCATGGCGACGGTGACGCATAGCCTGCTCGCCCCGTCGCTGCTCGCGGTCGAGGTGCCGCCGATCGGTTCGATCCTGGTGTCAGACCTGCCCCTCGTCGTCCTGCTCGGTGCCGCCTGCGGCCTCGTCGGCATCGTCGTCATGCGCGCCGCCGCCTTCGTCGAGGCAGGATTCCGGCGTTCGCGCATCCCGACCTGGCTGCGGCCGGCCTTCGGCGGGCTCGTCGTCGGGGCGCTGGCGATCTGGAACCCCTCGGTGTTCTCGGCCGGCCACGGCGCCATCAACCTCTACCTCGGCATCGATGCGAGCCTGCTGCTGCTGGCGCTCGTGCTCGTCGCCAAGGCGCTGGCCTCCTCGGTGTCGATCGGCTCCGGCTTCCGCGGCGGCCTGTTCTTCGCGTCGCTGCTGCTCGGGGTGCTGACGGGGCGTCTCTTCATCGGCGTGCTGACGCTCGGCTTTCCGAACCTCGCAGGGCACGAGACGCTGTTCGCGCTGGTCGGAATGAGCTCGCTTGCGGTCTCGATCGTCGGCGGGCCCATGACCATGACGCTGCTCGCGCTCGAGATGACCGGCGATCTCAAGCTGACGCTCGCCGTCGTCGGCGCGGCCGGCGCGGCTTCGCTGGTCACGCGCCGCCTGTTCGGCTTCTCCTTCGCGACCTGGCGCTTCCATCTGCGCGGCGAGAGTATCCGCGGCGCCCATGACGTCGGCTGGATGCGCGAGTTGACGGCCGGCAGCATGATGCGCATCGAGGTGCCGAAGATCGCCGCCGATGCCACCATCGCCGAAGCCCGGCTGAAATATCCGCCGGGCTCGACCAATTATCTCGTCGCGGTCGGCCCGGGCGACGCCTATGCCGGCATGGTGCCGCCCGGCGCCCTCTACGAGCCCGATCCGGGGCTGGACGAGGAGGCGGCGGCCGAGCCCGCTCCGCGCACGGTGCGGCACCTCCTGCGCAATCCCGACAGGATGCTGCTGGCCGACATGTCGGTGCGCGATACGCTGAAGCTCTTCGACGAAGCCGAGAGCGAAGCCCTCCCGGTCGTCGCCGACCGCGAGAAGCGCCGCCTCGTCGGCATCCTCAGCGAGGCGCACGCGATCAAGCGCTACAGCGACGAGATCAGCCGCCGCAACCGCGAGCTGACCGGCGAGTAG
- a CDS encoding 2'-5' RNA ligase family protein, whose amino-acid sequence MPSPADEAMLTGLVGELSGRFGTPFFAPHLTLQGDTELPPAALERAAAAAAETVPAFSEAVAMVEGSEAFFRSFYARFAVSPPLARLKRALDPEGLDSFMPHVSLLYGPVEAPAKAAAIAEVQARLAGRMIHFDRIGIVTSGQDIAIADWRLVTSVELRS is encoded by the coding sequence ATGCCATCGCCGGCCGACGAGGCCATGCTGACGGGGCTCGTCGGCGAATTGTCGGGGCGCTTCGGGACCCCATTTTTCGCGCCGCATCTGACGCTGCAAGGTGACACGGAGCTGCCGCCCGCCGCGCTGGAACGCGCGGCAGCGGCGGCAGCGGAGACGGTCCCGGCCTTCTCGGAGGCCGTCGCGATGGTCGAGGGAAGCGAGGCCTTCTTCCGCTCCTTCTATGCGCGCTTTGCCGTCTCGCCGCCGCTGGCGAGGCTGAAGCGCGCGCTCGACCCCGAGGGTCTCGACAGCTTCATGCCGCATGTCTCGCTGCTCTACGGGCCGGTCGAGGCGCCAGCCAAGGCAGCGGCGATCGCGGAGGTACAGGCGCGACTCGCGGGACGCATGATCCACTTCGACCGCATCGGCATCGTGACCTCGGGACAGGATATCGCGATCGCCGACTGGCGGCTTGTTACGAGCGTGGAACTCCGTTCGTAG
- a CDS encoding ABC transporter ATP-binding protein: MQPVTQARTGSGAAIGVRGLKVAYGGTRVLHGIDLDFTPGSFTALLGSSGCGKTTLLRSLSGFVPVESGSIIVGGKDVAGQPPEKRGMAMVFQSYALWPHMTVLQNIGYGLKLRGKSKAEIAAKVGEMLNFLGLAGYEDRKVTALSGGQRQRVALGRALAIDPGILLLDEPLSNLDAKIRMTMRHEIRSIQQRLGLTAVHVTHDREEAMTMADRLVIMQAGHIAQVGTPEEVYDRPASAFVANFMGAENVLPLRVERGDGHAAVAAGDARTTLAGEAASALPAGDALAYFRDDVASLDALDAPAAGGDLVVPGTIAARAYPGGIYRYKVEAAGRQITVDDLGRHELGTKVGLRIPLQRLHIFPATEAGIAA, encoded by the coding sequence TTGCAGCCGGTAACGCAAGCCAGAACGGGCAGTGGCGCGGCCATCGGCGTGCGCGGTCTCAAGGTCGCCTATGGCGGCACGCGCGTGCTCCATGGCATCGATCTGGACTTCACGCCCGGCAGCTTCACGGCGCTCCTCGGCTCCTCCGGCTGCGGCAAGACCACGCTGCTGCGCTCGCTCTCCGGCTTCGTCCCGGTCGAGTCCGGCTCGATCATCGTGGGCGGCAAGGATGTCGCCGGTCAGCCGCCGGAAAAGCGCGGCATGGCGATGGTCTTCCAGTCCTATGCGCTCTGGCCGCACATGACCGTGCTGCAGAACATCGGCTACGGCCTCAAGCTGCGCGGCAAGTCGAAGGCCGAGATCGCCGCCAAGGTCGGCGAGATGCTGAATTTCCTCGGGCTCGCCGGCTATGAGGACCGCAAGGTCACGGCGCTCTCCGGCGGCCAGCGCCAGCGTGTTGCCCTCGGCCGCGCGCTCGCCATCGATCCCGGCATCCTGCTGCTCGACGAGCCGCTCTCCAATCTCGACGCCAAGATCCGCATGACGATGCGCCACGAGATCCGCTCCATCCAGCAGCGTCTCGGGCTGACGGCGGTCCATGTCACCCATGACCGCGAGGAGGCCATGACCATGGCCGACCGGCTCGTCATCATGCAGGCCGGCCACATCGCCCAGGTCGGCACGCCGGAAGAGGTCTACGACCGCCCGGCCAGCGCCTTCGTCGCGAATTTCATGGGCGCGGAGAACGTGCTGCCGCTGCGTGTCGAGCGTGGCGACGGCCATGCCGCGGTCGCGGCCGGCGACGCGCGCACGACGCTTGCCGGCGAAGCCGCCTCCGCGCTGCCGGCCGGCGACGCGCTCGCCTATTTCCGCGACGACGTCGCGAGCCTCGACGCGCTTGATGCGCCGGCTGCGGGAGGCGATCTCGTCGTGCCCGGCACCATCGCCGCACGCGCCTATCCCGGTGGCATCTACCGCTACAAGGTGGAAGCCGCCGGCCGCCAGATCACGGTCGACGATCTCGGCCGTCACGAACTCGGAACGAAGGTTGGGCTGCGCATTCCGCTGCAGCGCCTTCACATCTTCCCGGCGACCGAGGCCGGGATTGCCGCCTGA
- a CDS encoding ABC transporter substrate-binding protein, whose protein sequence is MRIITLACSLAALIVASPLSAQTLNVASAGDQNMVDYVKDYLGPMFEKAHPGVKVVSVGTGPGDSGSQKIYEKLDAQKGAGATDFDVLVIHQKAAGQMVKEGLLNKYTANVETAKLATGDAAKNALGTDVSGFVIPMFQSQTALAYNADMVKTPPATFAELADWAKKNPKQFGYNGIKGGMSGVSFVAGWVYAFGGDADKLIQGPYDANTKAGWDKAFGELKEFNKNAVITPGNAGTLDMLNRGEIAIGPVWVDMFYSWQADGKLPPNMKLKLVSPGMPGQPMYYAVPEKSAQKKLAEAFIALATSPQVQADGIVKKFNWYPGIDAKNLEGKLDKAAWDKLFTDVTPAELAKNGKPFPIAPYFNDILEGYEKKVAN, encoded by the coding sequence ATGCGCATCATCACGCTTGCCTGCTCGCTCGCTGCGCTGATCGTGGCTTCGCCGCTATCCGCGCAGACCCTCAACGTCGCCTCCGCGGGCGACCAGAACATGGTCGATTACGTCAAGGACTATCTCGGGCCGATGTTCGAGAAGGCCCATCCCGGCGTGAAGGTCGTCTCGGTCGGCACCGGCCCGGGCGATTCCGGCTCGCAGAAGATCTACGAGAAGCTCGATGCCCAGAAGGGCGCGGGCGCGACCGATTTCGACGTGCTCGTCATTCACCAGAAGGCCGCCGGCCAGATGGTCAAGGAAGGGCTGCTGAACAAGTACACGGCCAATGTCGAGACGGCCAAGCTCGCCACCGGCGACGCCGCCAAGAACGCGCTCGGGACCGATGTGAGCGGCTTCGTCATCCCCATGTTCCAGTCGCAGACCGCGCTCGCCTACAATGCCGACATGGTCAAGACGCCGCCGGCGACCTTCGCCGAGCTTGCCGACTGGGCCAAGAAGAACCCGAAGCAGTTCGGCTATAACGGCATCAAGGGCGGCATGTCCGGCGTCTCCTTCGTCGCCGGCTGGGTCTATGCCTTCGGCGGCGACGCCGACAAGCTGATCCAGGGCCCCTATGACGCCAACACCAAGGCGGGCTGGGACAAGGCCTTCGGCGAGCTGAAGGAGTTCAACAAGAACGCCGTCATCACCCCCGGAAACGCCGGCACGCTCGACATGCTGAACCGCGGCGAGATCGCGATCGGCCCGGTCTGGGTCGACATGTTCTATTCCTGGCAGGCCGACGGCAAGCTGCCGCCGAACATGAAGCTGAAGCTCGTCTCGCCCGGCATGCCCGGCCAGCCGATGTATTACGCGGTTCCCGAGAAGTCGGCCCAGAAGAAGCTGGCCGAGGCCTTCATCGCGCTCGCCACCAGCCCGCAGGTCCAGGCCGACGGCATCGTCAAGAAGTTCAACTGGTATCCGGGCATCGATGCCAAGAACCTCGAAGGCAAGCTCGACAAGGCCGCCTGGGACAAGCTCTTCACCGACGTCACGCCGGCCGAGCTCGCCAAGAACGGCAAGCCCTTCCCGATCGCGCCCTACTTCAACGACATCCTCGAGGGCTACGAGAAGAAGGTCGCGAACTGA
- a CDS encoding ABC transporter permease, with the protein MSLSQRNLALLLIAPGLALVAALFLYPLCFSLISAFTGPQGGFSLQAFAKAYELYSGDIVFTVIIVLASCLLTALAAIVIAGTLTLGENRIIVGTLKALYRWPLFIPFIVAAQCMRTFLAKNGLMNNTFVSLGLMEPLQAVSFLDWRGIIATFVWKQTPFVALLLAGALASLDRATLEAGRNLGASRMRVLIELALPQVMPQLLVALVLSFVTMLSVLSVPMMVSGSQPTMLTVDMAFRINAYGDYATANALGVITYLISAGAAIIYLKRGMAKEGTP; encoded by the coding sequence ATGTCCCTTTCCCAACGCAATCTCGCCCTGCTGCTGATCGCGCCGGGGCTCGCCCTCGTCGCGGCGCTGTTCCTCTATCCGCTCTGCTTCTCGCTGATCTCGGCCTTCACCGGCCCCCAGGGCGGCTTCTCGCTGCAGGCCTTCGCCAAGGCCTATGAGCTCTACTCCGGCGATATCGTCTTCACCGTCATCATCGTGCTCGCGTCCTGCCTGCTGACTGCGCTCGCCGCCATCGTCATCGCCGGCACGCTGACGCTGGGCGAGAACCGCATCATTGTCGGCACGTTGAAAGCGCTTTATCGCTGGCCGCTCTTCATCCCCTTCATCGTCGCGGCGCAGTGCATGCGCACCTTCCTCGCCAAGAACGGGCTGATGAACAACACCTTCGTCTCGCTCGGCCTGATGGAGCCGCTGCAGGCGGTGAGCTTCCTCGACTGGCGCGGCATCATCGCGACCTTCGTCTGGAAGCAGACGCCCTTCGTCGCGCTGCTGCTCGCCGGCGCGCTCGCCTCGCTCGACCGCGCGACGCTGGAGGCCGGCCGCAATCTCGGCGCCTCGCGCATGCGCGTCCTCATCGAGCTCGCCTTGCCGCAGGTGATGCCGCAGCTCCTCGTCGCGCTCGTCCTCTCCTTCGTGACGATGCTCTCGGTGCTCTCGGTGCCGATGATGGTGTCGGGCTCGCAGCCGACGATGCTGACCGTGGACATGGCCTTCCGCATCAACGCCTATGGCGACTACGCCACGGCCAATGCGCTCGGCGTCATCACCTATCTGATCTCGGCCGGCGCGGCGATCATCTACCTCAAGCGCGGCATGGCCAAGGAGGGCACGCCATGA
- a CDS encoding ABC transporter permease — protein sequence MRVASTARATLAAFLLIAFAFVLIGPLANLALWSVAERWYTPYKLPVVYGTRYWEQVFRPTGDAMASLGTSVWIAVLTVIVALALSIPAGYALARLKLPARAFFMVLFLLPQAFPSVAIYINVARVFYQLGINGTVFAVVLVHAAHGLVYSVWIAAAAFAAVDRDLELAARNIGASPLKAFFSVTLPLAAPGIIASGIFVFLESLDEFTGTFFVGVPQVTTLPLLLYNAAMGGNYQVASITALILLVPSVLFMLFIERFLRADVLAKVGA from the coding sequence ATGCGCGTAGCCTCGACCGCGCGTGCGACGCTCGCCGCCTTCCTGCTCATCGCCTTCGCCTTCGTCCTGATCGGCCCGCTGGCCAATCTCGCGCTCTGGTCGGTCGCCGAGCGCTGGTACACGCCCTACAAGCTGCCGGTCGTCTACGGCACGCGCTACTGGGAGCAGGTCTTCCGCCCGACCGGCGACGCCATGGCCTCGCTCGGCACCTCGGTCTGGATCGCGGTGCTGACGGTGATCGTCGCGCTCGCGCTCTCGATCCCGGCCGGCTACGCGCTGGCACGGCTGAAGCTGCCGGCGCGCGCCTTCTTCATGGTGCTCTTCCTGCTGCCCCAGGCCTTCCCCTCGGTCGCGATCTACATCAACGTCGCGCGCGTCTTCTATCAGCTCGGCATCAACGGCACGGTCTTCGCCGTCGTGCTCGTCCACGCCGCGCACGGCCTCGTCTATTCCGTCTGGATCGCGGCAGCGGCTTTCGCGGCGGTCGACCGGGACCTCGAGCTCGCGGCCCGCAATATCGGCGCCTCGCCGCTCAAGGCCTTCTTCTCGGTGACGCTGCCGCTCGCCGCGCCCGGCATCATCGCCAGCGGCATCTTCGTCTTCCTCGAATCGCTCGACGAGTTCACCGGCACCTTCTTCGTCGGCGTGCCGCAGGTCACGACCTTGCCGCTGCTGCTCTACAATGCGGCGATGGGCGGCAATTATCAGGTCGCCTCGATCACGGCGCTGATCCTGCTCGTTCCCTCGGTGCTGTTCATGCTGTTCATCGAGCGCTTCCTGCGCGCCGACGTGCTCGCCAAGGTCGGCGCCTGA
- a CDS encoding M20/M25/M40 family metallo-hydrolase, producing MSKDTAALKAELLQAIDDRRDEIVELLRRFLRIKSVNPPGDTREAADFVRELLDAARVPHRTEAFVPEMPNIIGRWETGNPGRHLILNGHMDIFPVTNEKLWEAGIVDGKIMGRGASDMKTGTLASILAYCQLYPHREKLNGALSLTVVSDEQSGGRYGTKFLFDEFGEEMEADCCLNGEPSGLANLRFTEKGTLRFSLSAKSIGGHGGYAHRARNPIADVSRLVTVIYDRYHLKLATLPPEIDAVLTSPETIAAADLNLGKGAGDVARRITVNVGILQGGQKATQIPTHCIAHLDMRIPIGSDRDAIRADLEALAREADCEMVVNEDHSYPASLTDPFGEMANILRGNIRELLGHDAPPVSSLGGTDTRYWRWRGVPALICGPSPISMGTDEEHVTIDEAIAVMKLHVGCAVDYLSSTGPAGK from the coding sequence ATGTCCAAGGATACCGCCGCCCTGAAGGCCGAGCTGCTTCAGGCGATCGACGACCGTCGCGACGAAATCGTCGAGTTGCTGCGCCGCTTCCTGCGCATCAAGAGCGTCAACCCGCCCGGCGACACCCGCGAGGCCGCGGACTTCGTTCGCGAACTGCTCGATGCCGCCCGCGTGCCGCATCGCACCGAGGCCTTCGTGCCGGAGATGCCGAACATCATCGGCCGCTGGGAAACGGGCAATCCCGGCCGCCATCTCATCCTCAACGGCCATATGGACATCTTCCCGGTCACCAACGAGAAGCTCTGGGAAGCCGGGATCGTCGACGGCAAGATCATGGGCCGCGGCGCGTCCGACATGAAGACCGGCACGCTCGCCTCGATCCTGGCCTATTGCCAGCTCTACCCTCACCGCGAAAAGCTCAACGGCGCGCTGTCGCTGACCGTGGTCTCGGACGAGCAGTCGGGCGGGCGCTACGGCACCAAGTTCCTCTTCGATGAATTCGGCGAAGAGATGGAGGCAGATTGCTGCCTCAACGGCGAGCCGAGCGGCCTCGCCAATCTGCGCTTCACCGAGAAGGGCACGCTGCGTTTCTCGCTCTCGGCCAAGAGCATCGGCGGGCATGGCGGCTACGCCCACAGGGCGCGCAATCCGATTGCCGACGTCAGCCGGCTCGTGACCGTGATCTACGACCGCTATCACCTGAAGCTCGCGACGCTGCCGCCGGAGATCGATGCGGTTCTGACCTCGCCCGAGACGATCGCAGCGGCCGACCTCAACCTCGGCAAGGGCGCGGGCGATGTCGCCCGGCGCATCACCGTCAATGTCGGCATCCTCCAAGGCGGCCAGAAGGCGACGCAGATCCCGACGCATTGCATCGCCCATCTCGACATGCGCATTCCGATCGGCTCCGACCGCGACGCGATCCGCGCCGATCTCGAAGCGCTCGCCCGCGAGGCCGATTGCGAGATGGTCGTCAACGAGGACCACAGCTATCCGGCGAGCCTGACCGACCCGTTCGGCGAGATGGCCAACATCCTGCGCGGCAATATCCGCGAGCTGCTCGGGCATGACGCGCCGCCGGTGTCGAGCCTGGGCGGCACCGATACGCGCTACTGGCGCTGGCGCGGCGTCCCCGCCCTGATCTGCGGCCCCTCGCCGATCAGCATGGGCACCGACGAGGAGCACGTCACCATCGACGAGGCGATCGCGGTGATGAAGCTGCACGTCGGCTGCGCGGTCGATTATCTCAGCTCGACCGGGCCGGCGGGGAAGTAA
- a CDS encoding acetamidase/formamidase family protein codes for MARHHFVPTSYSNVIGTLPPVLEIAGGDSVVTTTLDAAGFGGDGVQHAPRGNPMTGPFFVTGAEPGDALLVTIERMTPNRKTGWTYSPLAPAVLDPSILAELPKRERHEWAIDAAAGTVKLLEPSARIKDWSFPLAPMLGCFGVAPERGQAISTATSGTYGGNMDYRLFGPGATIAFPVFEAGALFFLGDGHACQGDGEIAGTGVETSFEVEFSVKLVKKLGLRWPRCETATDLLVIASGRPLDQPLQFATTEMLRWVGEDLGVDPVEASHLLGQAVRYDIANVFNPAYCVAARLEKTELTRPMSLLARA; via the coding sequence ATGGCGCGCCATCACTTCGTTCCGACAAGCTATTCGAACGTGATCGGCACGCTGCCGCCGGTGCTGGAGATAGCCGGAGGCGACAGCGTCGTCACCACAACGCTCGATGCCGCCGGCTTCGGCGGCGACGGCGTGCAGCATGCGCCGCGCGGCAACCCGATGACCGGCCCGTTCTTCGTCACCGGGGCCGAGCCCGGCGATGCGCTGCTCGTCACCATCGAGCGGATGACGCCGAACCGGAAGACCGGCTGGACCTATTCGCCGCTTGCACCGGCCGTGCTCGACCCGTCGATCCTGGCCGAGCTGCCGAAGCGCGAGCGCCATGAATGGGCAATCGACGCTGCTGCCGGCACGGTGAAGCTGCTGGAGCCCTCCGCGCGCATCAAGGATTGGAGCTTTCCGCTGGCGCCGATGCTCGGTTGCTTCGGCGTGGCGCCGGAGCGCGGCCAGGCGATCTCGACCGCGACCAGCGGCACCTATGGCGGCAATATGGACTACCGGCTGTTCGGCCCAGGGGCGACCATCGCCTTCCCGGTCTTCGAGGCCGGCGCGCTGTTTTTCCTCGGCGACGGCCATGCCTGCCAGGGCGATGGCGAGATCGCCGGCACCGGCGTCGAGACCAGCTTCGAGGTCGAGTTCTCGGTGAAGCTCGTGAAGAAGCTCGGCCTGCGCTGGCCGCGCTGCGAAACCGCGACCGACCTGCTGGTGATCGCCAGCGGACGCCCGCTCGACCAGCCCTTGCAATTCGCCACCACGGAGATGCTGCGCTGGGTCGGCGAGGATCTCGGTGTCGATCCGGTCGAGGCGAGCCATCTGCTCGGGCAGGCCGTGCGCTACGACATCGCCAACGTCTTCAACCCGGCCTATTGCGTCGCCGCCCGGCTGGAGAAGACGGAGTTGACGCGCCCGATGTCGCTGCTCGCCCGCGCCTGA